One part of the Leptolyngbya sp. FACHB-261 genome encodes these proteins:
- a CDS encoding TIGR03279 family radical SAM protein yields MSTIAIRPALITRVLPDSIAEEIGFEPGDRLVAINGQRPRDLIDYQFLCADEDLVLDVLDASGKPHQVEIEKDYDSDLGLEFETALFDGLIQCNNRCPFCFIDQQPEGMRQTLYLKDDDYRLSFLYGSYLTLTNLPKAEWERIANLRLSPLYVSIHATEPEVRTRLLKNSRAGQILEQLHWFEANRLQIHAQVVLCPGINDAEHLSRTLRDLAEFHRGEVPTVASVAVVPLGLTRFRPDPDELIPVTPAKAQEVIAQVQAFQAEFCSSLGSTFVWLADEWFLIAGQELPPTEHYEDYPQIGNGVGSIRLFLQQFEQAAQQLPQRLASPRHLLWVVGNAVEQAFAPVVARLNQVAGLKVEMVPLASEFWGQTLSVTGLLTGQDIYQTLHDRFLGDGLLLPELMLKDGEQRFLDDWTVTDLQTKLGVPVIKVPGRPEDLIACCLNLPADCRREFTPSSSRPK; encoded by the coding sequence GTGAGCACGATTGCCATTCGTCCAGCCCTAATCACCCGGGTTTTACCCGACTCTATCGCTGAAGAAATTGGGTTTGAACCTGGAGATCGGCTGGTGGCAATCAATGGCCAACGCCCCCGCGATCTGATCGACTATCAATTTCTGTGTGCCGATGAAGACTTAGTCCTGGATGTGCTCGATGCCAGTGGCAAGCCTCATCAAGTTGAGATCGAAAAGGACTACGACAGTGATCTGGGCCTGGAGTTTGAGACCGCTTTGTTCGACGGGCTGATCCAATGCAACAACCGCTGTCCCTTTTGCTTCATCGATCAACAGCCGGAAGGCATGCGGCAGACTCTTTACCTCAAAGACGATGATTATCGGCTGAGTTTTCTCTACGGTAGCTACCTGACCCTGACCAATCTGCCTAAGGCGGAATGGGAGCGCATCGCTAATCTACGCCTCTCACCGCTCTACGTTTCGATTCATGCCACTGAGCCGGAAGTGCGGACTCGCTTGCTCAAGAACTCCCGGGCGGGTCAGATTTTGGAGCAGTTGCACTGGTTTGAGGCGAACCGTTTGCAAATTCACGCACAAGTGGTGCTGTGTCCTGGAATCAATGATGCTGAGCACCTGAGCCGAACCCTGCGGGATTTAGCGGAGTTTCATCGCGGTGAGGTGCCCACGGTCGCCTCCGTTGCGGTCGTGCCTTTGGGGCTAACCCGCTTTCGTCCTGATCCTGATGAACTCATACCAGTCACGCCTGCTAAGGCTCAGGAAGTGATTGCTCAGGTACAAGCATTTCAGGCTGAGTTCTGCTCATCTCTGGGCTCTACCTTTGTCTGGTTAGCCGATGAGTGGTTTCTCATTGCAGGTCAAGAGCTACCACCCACTGAGCACTACGAGGACTACCCGCAGATCGGTAATGGTGTCGGCTCAATTCGGCTTTTCCTCCAACAGTTTGAGCAAGCTGCCCAGCAGTTACCTCAACGGCTTGCCAGCCCCCGGCACCTATTGTGGGTAGTGGGCAATGCGGTAGAGCAAGCTTTCGCCCCTGTAGTAGCCAGATTGAATCAGGTAGCAGGCCTCAAAGTTGAGATGGTACCGTTGGCCAGCGAGTTTTGGGGGCAAACCTTAAGCGTCACGGGGTTGCTAACCGGGCAGGACATTTACCAGACCCTCCATGACCGTTTTCTGGGAGATGGCTTGCTGTTGCCCGAACTGATGCTCAAGGACGGTGAGCAGCGTTTCCTTGATGATTGGACGGTCACAGATTTACAAACCAAGTTAGGGGTGCCGGTGATCAAGGTGCCTGGTCGACCAGAGGATCTAATTGCCTGTTGCCTCAACCTGCCAGCTGACTGCCGACGAGAGTTTACTCCAAGTAGCAGCAGGCCCAAATAA
- a CDS encoding MBL fold metallo-hydrolase gives MRRRQLLELARSGALFGLGLAGTTWARQAVAQGAQQLRIQYLGHMCFLFSGAGKRVLVNPFRALGCTQRYRVPAVSADLVLISSRLLDEGAIDVLPGNPQILFEPGAYNVQGLTVQGIRSPHDLREGRRFGDNVAWRWAQAGITILHLGGAAAPLTLEQRILTGSPDILFVPVGGGAKSYNAQQAAEAVKALNPKIVVPTQYRAPNLAEGSCDLSSVDEFLSLMQGSTIRRGNGDSLTLTPGRLPDKGPVVQTFAYRF, from the coding sequence ATGCGGCGGCGGCAGTTACTAGAGTTGGCACGTTCTGGAGCACTGTTCGGTCTGGGGTTAGCAGGTACAACCTGGGCGAGGCAGGCAGTGGCCCAAGGGGCACAGCAGCTACGCATTCAATACCTCGGCCACATGTGCTTTCTGTTTTCGGGAGCGGGTAAGCGGGTTCTGGTCAATCCTTTCCGGGCCTTGGGCTGTACTCAGCGTTACCGAGTGCCAGCAGTATCAGCTGATCTAGTCTTGATCAGCTCGCGGCTACTCGATGAGGGAGCCATTGATGTTCTACCAGGTAATCCCCAAATCTTGTTTGAGCCAGGAGCTTACAACGTCCAGGGCTTAACTGTTCAGGGCATCCGTTCTCCCCATGATTTGCGGGAGGGACGGCGCTTTGGCGATAACGTGGCTTGGCGTTGGGCGCAGGCAGGCATTACCATCCTGCATTTAGGCGGTGCCGCAGCGCCTCTGACCCTAGAACAGCGCATTCTGACTGGTAGCCCCGACATCCTGTTTGTGCCAGTAGGCGGGGGAGCCAAGTCCTACAATGCTCAGCAGGCGGCAGAGGCAGTGAAGGCACTCAACCCTAAAATCGTGGTGCCCACCCAGTACCGGGCTCCTAACTTAGCAGAGGGCAGTTGTGATCTAAGCTCGGTCGATGAGTTCTTGAGCTTGATGCAGGGCAGTACGATTCGCCGGGGCAACGGGGATTCTCTAACCCTAACCCCAGGACGATTGCCGGATAAAGGCCCAGTCGTGCAAACCTTCGCCTACCGGTTCTAG
- a CDS encoding aminopeptidase P N-terminal domain-containing protein, giving the protein MHSEFAQRRQQLLDKLGNGTAIFHSAPPQVNHSDVEYPYRQESDFYYLTGFNEPEAVAVLAPHHDEHRFVLFVRPRDPEKETWHGYRSGVEGAKERYGADEAYPIAELDEKLPQYLEKADRIYYSLGRDQTFNQTVLKHWQQQLATYAKRGQGPTALEDARVLLHPLRLVKSEAELALIRKAVAISVEAHNAARELARPGRYEYEVQAELEYLFKKHGGLGPAYPSIVASGPGACVLHYIENDRQIQDGDLLLIDAGCCYSYYNADITRTFPVAGRFTPEQKTLYELVLKAQLAAIEAVQPGEPYGAFHDAAVRVLTEGLVELGLLVGEIDKLIEEEKYKPFYMHRTGHWLGLDVHDVGVYKYGDTWHSLQPGNVLTVEPGIYIAPDIKLAEDQPPVPERWHGIGIRIEDDVLVTATGHEILTREVPKAIADLEWAM; this is encoded by the coding sequence ATGCACTCGGAATTCGCACAGCGACGTCAGCAGCTCCTCGACAAACTGGGTAATGGCACAGCCATTTTCCACAGTGCACCGCCGCAGGTCAATCACAGCGATGTTGAATATCCCTACCGTCAGGAAAGTGATTTCTACTATCTAACTGGTTTTAATGAACCTGAGGCGGTGGCAGTCTTAGCGCCTCATCATGACGAGCACCGGTTTGTGCTGTTTGTCAGGCCTCGGGATCCGGAGAAAGAAACCTGGCACGGCTATCGCTCTGGAGTGGAGGGGGCCAAAGAACGCTACGGAGCTGATGAAGCTTACCCCATTGCCGAGCTAGACGAGAAGCTGCCCCAATATCTCGAAAAGGCTGACCGCATTTACTACAGTCTGGGCCGCGATCAAACTTTTAATCAGACCGTTCTCAAGCACTGGCAACAGCAGCTTGCTACCTATGCCAAACGCGGTCAAGGTCCCACCGCCTTGGAAGATGCTCGCGTGCTGCTGCATCCCTTGCGTCTGGTTAAGAGCGAGGCGGAGCTAGCCCTGATCCGCAAAGCAGTGGCGATTAGTGTGGAGGCACACAACGCAGCGCGGGAGCTGGCTCGACCCGGTCGTTACGAGTACGAAGTCCAGGCCGAGCTAGAGTACCTCTTCAAAAAGCATGGTGGCCTGGGACCGGCTTACCCCTCGATTGTGGCTTCTGGGCCGGGAGCCTGTGTGCTGCACTATATCGAGAATGATCGCCAAATACAGGACGGCGATTTGCTGCTGATCGATGCGGGCTGCTGCTACAGCTACTACAACGCCGATATCACTCGCACCTTTCCTGTAGCAGGCCGATTTACCCCGGAGCAGAAAACGCTCTATGAACTGGTGCTGAAGGCGCAATTAGCAGCCATTGAGGCAGTCCAGCCCGGTGAGCCCTACGGTGCCTTTCACGACGCTGCTGTGCGAGTCTTGACCGAGGGTTTAGTCGAGCTAGGGCTGCTGGTTGGGGAAATAGACAAGCTGATTGAAGAAGAGAAGTACAAGCCTTTCTACATGCATCGCACGGGGCACTGGCTGGGACTTGATGTGCACGATGTGGGTGTCTACAAATATGGCGACACCTGGCACAGTCTTCAACCTGGCAATGTGCTCACAGTTGAGCCTGGAATCTACATTGCACCAGATATCAAGCTGGCAGAAGATCAGCCCCCCGTACCAGAGCGCTGGCATGGCATTGGTATTCGCATTGAGGATGACGTATTAGTCACCGCAACGGGACACGAAATTTTGACCCGCGAGGTTCCTAAAGCCATCGCCGATCTGGAATGGGCAATGTAG
- a CDS encoding PAS domain S-box protein, protein MSGQPPAQKSWLHDEAALSNVFEHISDGIFIVDVETIQDESGAEVIAFRYVGCNPADERMTGLSNQAIAGFRPHECLPPEIADRVCANYRRCLEHAEPISYEESFDRPPNWLARPDAQPIAGSSVGEGSVTEPPRQLLTTLSAVRDANGRVWRIIGSGQDITERKRAEAALRQSEELFRSLSACSPVGIFLADTEGRCLYTNPQCQAICGLTLEESLGEGWAKAVHPEDREWVFAEWSLAARAGQKCFQEYRFLRQDGSICWVRVRTSPRLSDQGELMGHVGTIEDITVSKQLEAERQQAEAILQQSEARYRAIVEDQIELLCRFLPDGTLTFANDSFCRYYGRNQKELIGNPFWASNPNIDRDQVAQHIASLSAENPVASIEEYFINQSGQLRYQLWTDRAIFDEQGRLVEIQAIGQDITERKQAEEALRRSEAYYRAIVEDQTELISRSRPDGTLTFVNEAYCRHVNQPRETLIGQNYKPFVLEQDRAQLEQHLATLNRDNPVAIIEHREVAGNGEIRWMQWIDRAILDEQGQLIEVQSVGHDITERKRTAEREQLLSTIALRIRQSLDLNEILNATVTGVRQLIQADRVVIYRFQPDWTGVVVVESVGIGWTPMVGMKITNPLGESYIQSLSQGQVIAIEDIHVAEIDQYHLDLVAQFQVRGDLVVPIPQDHQLWGLLIVHQCSGPRSWQSFEIDLLKQLSTQVSIAIQQAQLYEQTQLQAQQEQALNRITQTIRNSLDLDTIFSTAVAEIRQLLKADRMVLFRFSIETSLVLAQSVGPGLNLIGEISTELHEAWAKQRLTHFQQGNISVMPDFQQLSFPAKVDEFIQQYQVKSSLAVPVIQGAHFLGVLTAHQCSGSRYWQPFEIELLERLADQLAIAIQQAELYKQTQHQAQRAQALNRVTQVIRSSLDLNTIFTTAVEEIGKLLQVDRSGIFQYVSERQVWLRVADYRQRDDLPVTLGLEIPSTNNLVSLRLKQLEIVQIDDTTNTEQGEVNQNLAQAFPGAWLLVPLHFQRSLWGCLSLSMVNSSHSWQNSEVDLACAVADQLSMAIQQAQLYQQVQALNSQLEHQVQERTAQLQQALEFEAVLKRVTDKVRDSLDEQQILRTAVRELVLALNVDYCNTAAYVINSDTGKLDHLVIEHEYGLKDWPSLQDQVFEVAELSEIYDYLFQGKYLQFCELFPLPGRPRAVTLACPIFDEQGVIGGLWLFKQSESAFDEMEVRLTQQVVNQCAIAIRQARLYQASQSQVVALEHLNRLKDDFLSTVSHELRTPLSNMRMAIHMLKTTAGAKNGERYLEILQTECAREIELINDLLDLQRLETGLAPIEAESLQLQDWIPDLIEPFQSRILERQQTFRVELASDLPPLISGRKELSRILSELLNNACKYTRPNGTITLKAQAIVGPVPMIAIAVCNSEELPQAELTRVFDKFYRIPNADPWRQGGTGLGLALVQKLAEHLQGKISVQSQAKQTVFTVLLPQTPVSRSL, encoded by the coding sequence ATGTCAGGGCAACCTCCCGCTCAAAAATCTTGGCTGCACGATGAAGCCGCACTGAGTAATGTTTTTGAACATATCTCTGACGGCATTTTCATCGTGGATGTGGAAACCATTCAGGACGAAAGCGGCGCAGAGGTGATTGCCTTTCGTTACGTGGGCTGTAATCCAGCCGACGAACGGATGACTGGACTTTCTAATCAGGCGATTGCTGGCTTTCGCCCCCATGAATGCCTGCCTCCAGAAATTGCTGACAGAGTTTGTGCCAACTACAGGCGTTGTCTAGAGCACGCTGAGCCAATTAGTTATGAGGAATCATTCGATCGCCCGCCAAACTGGCTGGCTAGACCTGATGCTCAACCCATTGCTGGCTCCTCTGTTGGTGAGGGTTCTGTAACAGAGCCACCCCGCCAATTGTTGACGACTCTTTCAGCCGTTCGGGATGCTAATGGTCGAGTCTGGCGCATTATTGGCTCCGGTCAAGATATCACCGAGCGCAAACGGGCAGAGGCCGCCCTACGCCAGAGCGAAGAGTTGTTCCGGTCCCTGAGCGCCTGCTCCCCGGTTGGCATCTTTCTGGCAGACACTGAAGGCCGGTGCTTGTACACGAACCCTCAGTGTCAAGCGATCTGCGGTTTGACGCTGGAGGAAAGCCTGGGTGAAGGCTGGGCAAAGGCTGTTCATCCAGAGGATCGCGAGTGGGTGTTTGCTGAGTGGTCACTCGCAGCGCGTGCGGGCCAGAAATGCTTCCAGGAATACCGCTTTCTGAGGCAGGATGGGAGCATATGCTGGGTCCGAGTTCGCACATCACCACGGCTCTCTGACCAGGGAGAGTTAATGGGTCATGTAGGCACGATTGAAGACATTACCGTAAGCAAGCAACTGGAAGCAGAACGTCAGCAGGCTGAGGCCATACTTCAGCAGAGCGAAGCGCGCTACCGAGCTATTGTTGAGGACCAGATTGAACTGCTATGTCGTTTTTTGCCTGATGGGACTTTAACCTTCGCCAATGACTCTTTCTGTCGCTACTATGGGCGCAACCAGAAAGAGCTGATCGGCAATCCCTTTTGGGCCTCGAATCCAAATATTGATCGTGACCAAGTCGCTCAGCATATTGCCAGTCTTAGTGCAGAAAACCCTGTCGCCAGTATTGAAGAGTATTTCATCAATCAAAGCGGGCAATTACGCTATCAACTGTGGACTGACCGAGCCATTTTCGATGAGCAGGGCCGTCTAGTTGAAATTCAAGCGATTGGGCAAGATATCACAGAGCGAAAGCAAGCGGAAGAGGCATTACGTAGAAGTGAAGCTTACTACCGCGCCATTGTTGAGGACCAAACGGAACTAATTAGCCGTTCACGGCCCGATGGCACCCTAACTTTTGTCAATGAAGCCTACTGTCGCCACGTCAATCAACCCCGCGAGACGTTAATTGGTCAAAACTATAAGCCTTTTGTATTGGAGCAGGACCGAGCACAATTAGAACAACATTTGGCTACGCTGAACCGCGATAATCCTGTCGCCATTATTGAGCATCGAGAAGTAGCGGGCAATGGCGAAATTCGCTGGATGCAGTGGATCGACCGTGCCATCCTGGATGAGCAAGGCCAATTAATTGAAGTGCAATCGGTAGGGCACGATATTACTGAGCGTAAGCGAACTGCTGAGCGGGAGCAACTGCTCTCAACCATTGCTCTACGGATTCGGCAATCGTTAGATCTTAATGAGATCCTCAATGCAACCGTGACAGGAGTTCGGCAACTTATCCAGGCCGACCGGGTCGTTATTTACCGCTTTCAACCGGATTGGACCGGGGTTGTTGTTGTGGAGTCTGTTGGCATCGGCTGGACACCGATGGTTGGCATGAAGATTACTAACCCTTTAGGAGAAAGCTATATTCAATCTTTGTCTCAGGGACAAGTCATAGCAATAGAGGATATTCACGTTGCAGAGATCGATCAATATCACCTTGATTTAGTCGCCCAATTTCAGGTCAGAGGCGACTTGGTAGTTCCCATCCCACAAGATCATCAATTGTGGGGACTGTTGATTGTTCACCAATGTTCTGGGCCCCGTAGCTGGCAAAGTTTTGAGATTGATCTGCTGAAGCAATTATCAACCCAGGTTTCTATTGCGATTCAACAGGCCCAACTTTATGAACAGACCCAACTCCAAGCCCAACAGGAACAGGCATTAAACCGAATCACACAAACGATTCGCAACTCACTCGATCTAGACACGATTTTTTCGACTGCGGTTGCAGAAATCCGCCAGTTGTTAAAAGCCGATCGCATGGTCCTGTTCCGCTTTAGCATCGAAACTAGCCTTGTTTTGGCTCAGTCAGTAGGCCCAGGTCTCAACCTGATTGGCGAGATTTCAACTGAACTTCACGAGGCCTGGGCCAAGCAGCGCCTTACCCATTTTCAGCAGGGTAACATTAGTGTGATGCCCGATTTTCAGCAGCTTTCATTTCCCGCAAAAGTTGACGAGTTTATTCAGCAATATCAAGTTAAATCATCCCTAGCTGTTCCTGTAATTCAAGGTGCTCATTTTCTGGGGGTTCTAACTGCTCACCAATGTTCTGGTTCCCGCTATTGGCAGCCCTTTGAAATCGAACTACTAGAACGATTAGCAGATCAGCTAGCTATTGCTATTCAGCAGGCCGAACTCTACAAACAAACTCAACATCAGGCGCAACGAGCCCAAGCGCTTAACCGAGTTACACAAGTGATTCGCAGTTCGCTCGATTTAAACACTATTTTTACAACGGCAGTAGAGGAGATTGGCAAGCTGCTGCAAGTCGATCGTTCTGGCATCTTTCAATATGTATCTGAACGGCAAGTTTGGCTGAGAGTCGCTGATTATCGTCAACGAGATGATTTGCCTGTGACCTTAGGCTTAGAGATTCCATCCACAAATAATCTAGTGAGTCTTCGCCTGAAGCAGCTAGAGATTGTTCAGATTGACGACACGACCAACACTGAACAAGGCGAAGTCAATCAGAACCTTGCTCAAGCCTTTCCTGGCGCCTGGCTGTTAGTGCCTCTCCACTTTCAGCGTTCCCTGTGGGGTTGCCTGAGTCTATCAATGGTGAACTCTAGCCATAGCTGGCAAAACTCCGAAGTGGATCTAGCTTGTGCTGTTGCCGATCAGCTCTCGATGGCCATTCAACAAGCTCAGCTCTATCAACAGGTGCAAGCACTTAACAGCCAGCTTGAACATCAGGTACAGGAACGCACTGCCCAATTGCAGCAAGCACTCGAATTTGAAGCAGTGCTCAAGCGAGTAACCGATAAGGTGCGAGATAGCTTGGATGAGCAGCAAATTTTGCGCACTGCTGTGCGAGAGTTAGTCCTCGCTCTGAACGTGGACTATTGCAATACCGCTGCCTACGTTATCAACTCCGATACGGGCAAGCTCGACCATCTAGTCATCGAGCACGAATATGGTCTCAAGGATTGGCCCTCCCTACAAGACCAAGTTTTTGAAGTTGCCGAGCTCTCTGAAATTTACGACTATCTCTTTCAGGGAAAATACCTTCAGTTTTGTGAGTTATTTCCATTGCCCGGTCGGCCTAGAGCAGTAACCTTAGCCTGCCCTATTTTTGATGAGCAAGGGGTTATTGGCGGTCTGTGGTTATTTAAGCAGTCAGAGAGTGCCTTTGACGAAATGGAAGTGCGATTGACCCAGCAGGTGGTCAACCAGTGCGCTATTGCTATCCGACAGGCTCGTCTTTACCAAGCATCACAATCTCAAGTCGTTGCCCTTGAGCATTTGAATCGGCTCAAAGATGATTTTCTGAGCACTGTCTCCCATGAATTGCGAACCCCACTCTCCAACATGCGTATGGCAATTCACATGTTAAAAACAACGGCTGGGGCCAAAAATGGTGAACGATATTTAGAAATTCTGCAAACGGAGTGTGCCCGTGAGATTGAACTGATTAACGACTTACTAGATCTACAGCGTTTAGAAACCGGTCTAGCTCCTATAGAAGCAGAATCTTTACAACTGCAAGATTGGATTCCTGACCTGATTGAACCGTTCCAATCGCGGATCCTTGAACGGCAGCAAACGTTTCGGGTCGAGCTTGCCTCTGATCTACCGCCCTTGATCTCAGGCCGGAAGGAACTGAGCCGCATTCTCTCAGAGCTGCTCAACAACGCCTGTAAGTACACCCGACCGAATGGCACGATTACGCTCAAAGCTCAAGCCATCGTCGGTCCAGTCCCCATGATTGCGATCGCCGTTTGCAACAGTGAAGAACTGCCTCAGGCCGAATTGACCCGTGTCTTCGACAAGTTCTACCGTATTCCCAATGCCGATCCCTGGCGACAGGGGGGCACCGGCTTGGGTCTGGCCCTGGTGCAAAAGCTGGCGGAACATTTGCAGGGAAAAATCAGTGTGCAGAGCCAAGCCAAGCAGACGGTCTTCACCGTGCTCTTGCCCCAAACCCCTGTCTCCCGAAGCCTGTAG
- a CDS encoding aldo/keto reductase, whose protein sequence is MKSTVAMVRRRFGRTNLQMPVFSCGGMRYQHKWQDIQPREVPADGQANLEATIHRALELGINHIETARGYGSSEMQLGWVLPKLPRESLIVQTKVSPVANAQEFRRTFEQSLAYLKLDYVDLLGLHGINTPQLLEWTVRKGGCLDVVRSLQREGKVRFVGFSTHGPTDVIVQAINTGEFDYVNLHWYYINQLNWPAIEAATRQDVGVFIISPTNKGGLLDRPPQKLVDLCSPLSPIVFNNLFCLSHPQVHTLSLGAARPQDFDEHLKTLEVLDRTQELLPPIIGSLEQALVDRLGANWVETWQQGLPKPEETPHGINIPMILWLRNLALAYDLVEYGRMRYNLLGSGGHWFPGQSAARLNRRELQKCLLASPHRDIIPDLLAEAHEILGGEAVKRLSRS, encoded by the coding sequence ATGAAGTCCACAGTTGCAATGGTACGGCGGCGTTTTGGTCGCACCAATCTTCAGATGCCGGTATTCTCTTGTGGGGGAATGCGCTATCAGCACAAGTGGCAGGATATCCAGCCCCGTGAGGTTCCGGCGGACGGCCAAGCCAACTTAGAGGCAACGATTCATAGAGCCTTAGAGCTGGGCATCAATCACATCGAGACGGCACGGGGCTATGGCTCCTCGGAAATGCAATTGGGCTGGGTGCTGCCTAAATTGCCGCGCGAGTCGCTAATCGTGCAAACCAAAGTTTCCCCAGTGGCCAATGCCCAAGAATTTCGGCGCACGTTTGAGCAATCTCTGGCTTATCTGAAGCTGGATTATGTTGACTTGCTAGGCCTTCACGGCATCAACACGCCACAACTGCTGGAATGGACGGTGCGCAAGGGCGGTTGCTTGGATGTGGTGCGTTCACTGCAACGCGAGGGAAAGGTGCGCTTTGTCGGTTTTTCGACCCACGGTCCCACCGATGTGATTGTGCAGGCGATTAACACGGGCGAGTTTGATTATGTCAATCTGCACTGGTACTACATCAATCAGCTCAACTGGCCTGCCATTGAAGCTGCCACTCGACAGGATGTGGGGGTTTTCATTATTAGCCCCACAAACAAAGGGGGCTTGCTCGATCGGCCGCCGCAAAAGCTGGTGGACCTGTGTTCACCATTGAGCCCGATTGTCTTCAATAACTTGTTTTGTCTATCTCACCCTCAGGTGCATACGCTTTCGCTAGGGGCAGCGCGGCCTCAGGATTTTGATGAACACCTGAAGACTCTAGAGGTGCTCGACCGTACCCAAGAACTGTTGCCGCCGATTATAGGCAGTCTGGAACAAGCCCTCGTCGATCGCCTCGGGGCTAATTGGGTTGAAACCTGGCAGCAGGGGTTGCCCAAGCCGGAGGAGACGCCGCACGGCATCAATATTCCGATGATCCTCTGGCTGCGTAATCTGGCTCTCGCCTATGACCTGGTTGAGTATGGCCGCATGCGCTACAACCTCTTGGGCAGCGGCGGACACTGGTTTCCAGGCCAGAGTGCTGCCCGACTCAATCGCCGTGAGTTGCAGAAGTGTTTACTAGCCAGCCCCCACCGCGACATTATTCCTGATTTACTAGCCGAGGCGCATGAGATCTTGGGTGGGGAGGCGGTGAAACGGCTCTCGCGGAGCTGA
- a CDS encoding MBL fold metallo-hydrolase: MQLTRIDLNSWLLRLADKTVLIDPWLVEPMVIYHPWLFELRRQQAAPFTPATLPPVDLILLSQDLDDHSHRPTLAQLDRSIPVVATPEAARIARSLGYNSVTPLTNWQTHQLGSLRITAVPGAKIQGVQENGYLLQSASQGDDCTLYYEPHTVAPAMQRQLAQQVGRVDVLVVPVVGQVFPVLGQVIMGPEEALAVVQAVQPRAVVPTALVSDSMQVSGLLPKLIRSLGSVAEFQDRLKASGLATQLYTPGPGETVEFAAIPSTFSP; the protein is encoded by the coding sequence ATGCAACTGACCCGGATCGACCTCAATTCCTGGTTGCTACGTCTCGCTGACAAAACGGTACTGATTGACCCCTGGCTGGTTGAGCCAATGGTGATCTACCACCCCTGGCTGTTTGAACTGCGCCGTCAACAGGCAGCACCCTTCACCCCAGCCACATTACCCCCAGTGGATCTAATTCTGCTATCGCAGGATCTGGATGATCACAGCCATCGGCCCACGTTGGCGCAACTCGACCGTAGTATCCCCGTCGTTGCCACACCGGAAGCGGCTCGCATCGCCCGCTCCCTGGGCTACAACTCAGTCACCCCGCTCACCAATTGGCAAACTCATCAGTTGGGAAGCCTCCGAATCACAGCTGTCCCAGGTGCCAAGATCCAAGGCGTCCAGGAAAACGGCTACCTTCTCCAGAGCGCTTCGCAGGGTGATGATTGCACGCTCTACTATGAGCCCCATACCGTTGCCCCTGCAATGCAACGGCAGCTAGCCCAGCAAGTGGGCCGGGTCGATGTGCTAGTCGTGCCAGTCGTCGGTCAAGTCTTTCCCGTTCTCGGACAGGTGATCATGGGACCGGAAGAAGCGCTGGCCGTTGTGCAGGCAGTACAACCCCGGGCTGTTGTGCCAACCGCGCTCGTGTCAGACAGTATGCAAGTTAGTGGCTTGTTGCCTAAGTTGATCCGTAGTCTAGGCAGTGTGGCTGAGTTTCAGGACCGCCTAAAGGCGTCGGGTCTGGCCACGCAGCTTTACACGCCCGGACCGGGTGAAACAGTAGAATTTGCTGCCATTCCTTCTACTTTCAGCCCTTAA